One window of Desulfobacca acetoxidans DSM 11109 genomic DNA carries:
- a CDS encoding rhomboid family intramembrane serine protease, whose protein sequence is MVIPIRGLASQNSWAFATIGLISLNFVIFFFQLHIGQEAALKLFWQGGAIPAKLSQVKLFGSGQSLKLAATMFTSLFLHAGWVHLLGNMLFLWVFGEALEGELGHWRFLGFYLFCGFFSLLIHSLAASKLSAPIIGASGAIAGVLGAHLIRFPQAPVQTLVYLLVKVKIIAIPAYVWLGFWLLLQFYGLRQGGPVAWFAHLGGFFTGLLGVFLFLPDASSGRGQKTARRPKNRRRR, encoded by the coding sequence ATGGTGATACCAATCCGCGGTCTGGCTTCCCAGAACTCTTGGGCTTTTGCCACTATCGGGCTGATCAGCCTTAATTTTGTCATTTTCTTTTTTCAGTTGCACATCGGTCAGGAGGCTGCTTTAAAACTCTTTTGGCAGGGAGGCGCCATCCCGGCCAAGCTTTCCCAGGTAAAGCTATTCGGTTCCGGGCAATCTCTCAAGCTGGCGGCTACGATGTTCACCTCTCTCTTCCTGCACGCCGGATGGGTCCACCTGTTGGGCAACATGCTGTTTCTCTGGGTCTTTGGCGAGGCCCTGGAGGGCGAACTAGGTCATTGGCGGTTTCTCGGGTTCTATCTCTTCTGCGGCTTCTTCTCCCTGTTGATCCACTCCCTGGCAGCCAGCAAGTTGTCGGCGCCCATCATTGGGGCCAGTGGCGCCATCGCTGGCGTCCTGGGGGCCCATCTCATCCGCTTCCCGCAGGCGCCGGTGCAAACCCTGGTATACCTGCTGGTGAAGGTGAAGATCATCGCCATTCCCGCCTATGTCTGGCTGGGCTTCTGGCTGTTGCTGCAATTCTACGGACTGCGCCAGGGAGGACCGGTGGCCTGGTTCGCCCATCTGGGAGGATTCTTCACCGGTCTTTTGGGGGTGTTTCTCTTTCTTCCCGATGCCTCCTCCGGCAGAGGCCAAAAGACCGCTCGACGCCCCAAAAATCGCCGTCGGAGATAG
- a CDS encoding ABC transporter ATP-binding protein, protein MLTLKSVHSYYGRLHVLKGVSLHVRPGEIVTLLGANGAGKTTTLRTISGLLRPRKGKIEFLGEDISRLSADQIVLRGIAHVPEGRRVFSSLSVAANLELGAFARHDHKSVRADLEDIQRRFPILKERSKQPAGTLSGGEQQILAIARALMARPKLLLLDEPSMGLAPRLVRHVFEIIVGLQKTGATILLIEQNARAALKVADRGYVMETGGISLDGSAADLMNHNEVKRAYLGKGYQEVWE, encoded by the coding sequence ATGCTCACTCTGAAAAGCGTCCACAGCTATTACGGCAGGTTACACGTCCTCAAGGGCGTTTCTCTGCACGTCCGTCCAGGCGAGATCGTCACCCTGTTAGGGGCCAACGGCGCCGGCAAGACTACTACGCTACGGACCATCTCCGGCCTGCTCCGGCCCCGGAAAGGCAAAATTGAATTTTTGGGGGAAGATATCAGCCGCCTAAGTGCCGACCAGATCGTCCTGCGCGGCATCGCCCATGTTCCCGAAGGTCGTCGGGTCTTCAGTTCCCTCAGTGTCGCGGCCAACCTCGAGTTGGGCGCTTTTGCCCGCCACGACCATAAGTCTGTCAGGGCTGATCTTGAGGACATCCAGCGACGCTTCCCCATCCTCAAAGAACGATCCAAACAACCGGCAGGCACTCTCAGCGGTGGAGAACAACAGATCTTGGCTATAGCCCGGGCGCTTATGGCGCGTCCCAAACTATTGCTCCTGGATGAGCCTTCCATGGGCCTGGCGCCGAGATTGGTCAGACACGTCTTTGAGATCATCGTCGGTCTGCAGAAAACCGGTGCCACTATCCTGCTCATCGAACAGAATGCCCGAGCGGCCCTGAAGGTGGCCGACCGCGGTTATGTCATGGAGACCGGCGGCATCAGCCTCGACGGCTCCGCTGCGGATCTGATGAATCACAACGAAGTTAAACGGGCCTATCTCGGAAAAGGCTACCAGGAAGTCTGGGAATAG
- a CDS encoding damage-control phosphatase ARMT1 family protein — protein MLIRPECYSCLEKLIDLSVELATEDQHLQAEARRQAREILAAEFSPSAIPAYIANIFHQAIKTITGNPDPFLRRKIAETELARQVAAEVVPRWGVDLTSRLALAAAGNALDFFRGSAEIANDMRSAVHFTDSQVDLLQQRLQGPSGLLLFLTDNAGEQFFDLPLVELLRFDGWEVHYVVKGGPIQNDLTRRDLFDSGLGPALEPIVDTGALTVGLVLNETSAAFQQSFAAADLILVKGMGHFETLAHYHDPRLFFLLQAKCHPVATALNVPLRSFVLRQAAT, from the coding sequence ATGCTCATTCGCCCTGAATGTTATTCCTGCCTGGAAAAACTGATAGACCTGAGTGTAGAATTGGCTACTGAAGACCAGCACTTACAGGCCGAAGCCCGGCGCCAGGCTCGGGAAATTCTGGCGGCGGAATTTTCCCCCAGCGCTATTCCGGCCTATATTGCCAATATCTTTCATCAAGCCATCAAAACCATTACCGGTAATCCTGATCCTTTTCTGCGCCGGAAAATTGCCGAAACCGAACTCGCCCGCCAGGTAGCGGCGGAAGTAGTCCCCCGCTGGGGGGTCGATCTGACCTCCCGGTTGGCCCTGGCGGCGGCTGGCAACGCCTTGGACTTTTTCCGCGGCTCGGCAGAAATCGCCAATGATATGCGTTCCGCGGTGCATTTTACCGACTCGCAGGTCGATCTTTTGCAGCAGCGTCTCCAGGGTCCGTCCGGACTGCTCCTCTTCCTCACCGACAATGCCGGTGAGCAATTCTTTGATCTACCCCTCGTAGAGCTCCTCCGATTCGACGGCTGGGAGGTTCATTACGTGGTTAAAGGCGGGCCCATCCAAAATGACCTTACCCGCCGGGACCTCTTCGATTCCGGGCTGGGTCCAGCCCTCGAGCCGATCGTGGATACCGGCGCTCTGACCGTGGGTCTAGTCCTGAACGAGACAAGCGCTGCTTTCCAACAAAGCTTTGCCGCCGCTGACCTCATTTTGGTCAAAGGCATGGGTCACTTCGAAACCCTGGCGCACTACCATGACCCTCGCCTTTTTTTTCTCCTGCAGGCCAAATGTCATCCGGTGGCCACCGCCTTGAACGTCCCGCTCCGGTCTTTTGTCCTCCGACAGGCGGCAACGTGA
- a CDS encoding ABC transporter ATP-binding protein, with product MLLEINNLSKSFGGLQALNGVTFDVRMGVVQALIGPNGAGKTTCFNLISGILPPSSGSIRLDGRELSYLPPHRIARLGLARTFQNIQLFSGLSVLENVLVGQHLHLHGNLLATLLNLPAVRRQERRSADFARELLDFVGLADKEHWAADSLAYGDQRRLEIARAMALNPRLLLLDEPAAGMNPRETEDLMALIDNIQQRHITVLLIEHDMNLVMNISSRIVVFDQGRVIAQGPPKAIRQNPQVIEAYLGREEEDGDV from the coding sequence ATGCTTTTAGAGATCAACAACCTCAGTAAATCTTTCGGTGGACTCCAGGCCTTGAACGGCGTCACGTTTGACGTCCGGATGGGAGTGGTGCAGGCGCTTATCGGCCCCAATGGAGCCGGCAAGACCACCTGTTTCAACCTCATCAGCGGCATCCTGCCTCCTAGCTCCGGTTCGATACGCCTGGACGGCAGGGAACTTAGCTATCTGCCGCCGCACCGCATCGCCCGCCTCGGCCTGGCCCGCACCTTTCAAAACATCCAGCTTTTCAGCGGCCTGTCGGTTCTCGAAAATGTCCTTGTGGGCCAACACCTGCATCTGCATGGCAATCTGCTGGCGACCTTACTGAATCTGCCTGCGGTCCGCCGCCAGGAGCGCCGGAGTGCCGACTTCGCCCGGGAGTTGCTGGACTTCGTGGGTCTGGCGGATAAAGAGCATTGGGCGGCGGACAGTCTGGCCTACGGCGACCAGCGGCGCCTGGAGATCGCCCGAGCCATGGCCCTCAACCCTCGCCTGCTGCTGTTAGACGAACCCGCAGCCGGCATGAATCCGAGGGAAACCGAAGATCTGATGGCGCTCATTGACAATATCCAACAGCGGCATATTACCGTCCTGCTCATCGAACACGATATGAACCTAGTCATGAATATCAGCAGCCGGATCGTGGTCTTTGACCAGGGGCGGGTCATCGCCCAGGGACCGCCCAAGGCCATCCGGCAGAACCCGCAGGTTATCGAAGCGTATCTGGGCCGGGAGGAGGAAGATGGCGATGTTTGA
- a CDS encoding branched-chain amino acid ABC transporter permease: protein MTEYFLHLAIISCLYIILALSLNLIIGYCGQVSLGHAAFYGLGAYSSALVAIHWHFPFLLALLTAMIVAALFGLSLGIPTLRLKDDYLAIVTLGFGVIIDLVLLNLDITGGPDGITRIPAPTMFDLNFRLKGWYLMLVVLAVALTLLFIHRLVNSRHGRALKAIRDHEITANVMGINTAAYKIAIFALSAGLAGLAGSLYAHYITFINPESFGLHTSILILTMVVLGGMGSILGSVLGACILTALPEMLRRFADYQDLAYGGLLIVMLIWRPQGLLGGGKLSRKFILPGRKNDN, encoded by the coding sequence ATGACCGAATATTTCTTACATTTAGCCATTATCTCCTGTTTATACATCATCTTGGCCCTCAGCCTCAATCTCATCATCGGCTATTGCGGCCAGGTTTCATTAGGTCATGCGGCCTTTTACGGTCTGGGGGCCTACAGTTCGGCCCTCGTAGCCATTCATTGGCACTTCCCGTTTCTCCTGGCCCTTTTGACCGCGATGATTGTTGCTGCCCTTTTCGGCCTTTCACTGGGGATTCCTACTCTCCGACTTAAGGATGACTATCTTGCTATCGTCACCCTGGGATTTGGCGTTATTATCGACCTGGTCCTGTTAAACCTGGATATCACCGGTGGTCCGGACGGCATCACCCGCATTCCGGCGCCCACAATGTTCGACTTGAATTTCCGCCTCAAAGGCTGGTATCTGATGTTGGTGGTTCTAGCAGTTGCCCTTACTCTGCTGTTCATCCATCGTCTGGTCAACTCCCGCCATGGGCGGGCCCTGAAAGCCATCCGGGATCATGAGATCACTGCTAATGTGATGGGTATCAACACTGCGGCCTACAAAATTGCCATCTTTGCCCTGTCCGCCGGTCTGGCAGGTCTCGCTGGGTCTCTATACGCCCACTATATTACTTTTATCAATCCTGAAAGTTTCGGCCTGCACACTTCCATCCTGATCCTGACCATGGTGGTCCTGGGGGGAATGGGCAGCATCCTCGGGTCAGTGCTCGGCGCCTGCATCCTGACCGCTTTGCCGGAGATGCTCCGGCGGTTTGCCGACTATCAGGATCTGGCGTATGGCGGCCTCCTGATCGTGATGCTCATCTGGCGTCCCCAGGGTCTGTTGGGCGGTGGCAAATTAAGCCGCAAATTCATCCTTCCGGGTAGGAAAAACGACAACTAA
- a CDS encoding glycosyltransferase family 39 protein: MRAAGRAGHHTFFWVILLLILGIGVFFRLYGLGDRDLWTDEAWVALAATQPTAPEVLVAGKSTPPLYLLTVWEVGRLLGRSEAALRLTSCLLGIGALLLFWRLAGRVLPPGGALIALGLAAVSRRWVYFSKELKQYSADLFFAVLVFYLVERQLRRQGRGGWLLLTVLMALGLGFSHPLVFLLPVAAVVLWWELPDSRREIYRACGGLALIFAGYYWFFFRGQVDPELLIYWQADFPVLTSIGDFLWWLGGAWSRYGRYFFGTWGAPIALVFLLAGLIYWLKSSRPRIIWYFFGPLLFALAAAWAQRYPFMGGAGGVRLMMFSAPMLYLVVAAGIMAVVAWGWRRWKIAGLILAAVVLIWVQPVMLWRENLHPRANREEIEPLVRYVQTHRRPADLIYVYYFAIHPFKFYYQGPQEQIVWGASCHENCLPLPPLQLRQIERVWLIFSHFETEEDIERFSRNLLGEDWSRQFEQRLPGAALFCYVPAQAMTAASF; encoded by the coding sequence ATGAGGGCTGCGGGCCGGGCAGGCCACCATACATTTTTTTGGGTCATACTTCTTTTGATTCTCGGGATAGGTGTCTTTTTCCGACTCTATGGCCTGGGCGATCGAGATCTATGGACAGACGAGGCCTGGGTGGCCTTGGCGGCAACGCAGCCGACTGCACCCGAGGTGTTGGTGGCGGGGAAATCGACACCGCCGCTTTACCTGTTGACCGTGTGGGAAGTAGGACGCCTTCTCGGGCGGAGTGAGGCCGCCTTGCGCCTTACCTCTTGTCTGTTGGGCATCGGCGCCCTGCTGCTGTTTTGGCGTTTGGCCGGGAGGGTGCTGCCCCCTGGAGGTGCCTTGATTGCCCTGGGTCTGGCCGCCGTCTCCCGCCGCTGGGTTTATTTCTCCAAGGAGTTGAAGCAATATAGCGCCGACCTCTTCTTTGCGGTGCTGGTCTTTTATCTGGTGGAAAGGCAACTGCGTCGGCAAGGGCGGGGCGGCTGGCTGCTCTTGACGGTGCTGATGGCCTTGGGTCTGGGGTTTTCTCATCCGTTGGTCTTCCTCCTGCCGGTGGCGGCGGTGGTATTGTGGTGGGAACTGCCCGATTCTAGAAGAGAAATATACCGGGCCTGCGGCGGCCTAGCTTTGATTTTCGCCGGATATTATTGGTTTTTCTTCCGGGGACAGGTAGATCCGGAATTGCTCATTTACTGGCAGGCTGATTTTCCCGTCTTAACTTCCATTGGAGACTTTCTGTGGTGGTTGGGTGGGGCCTGGAGCCGGTATGGGCGGTACTTCTTTGGTACCTGGGGGGCGCCGATTGCCTTGGTTTTCCTGTTGGCGGGCCTGATTTATTGGTTGAAGAGTTCTAGACCGCGAATTATCTGGTATTTTTTCGGACCCCTGCTGTTTGCCCTGGCAGCCGCCTGGGCCCAGCGATATCCATTCATGGGAGGGGCTGGCGGGGTGCGTCTGATGATGTTCAGCGCCCCGATGTTGTACCTGGTGGTTGCGGCCGGGATCATGGCGGTGGTTGCCTGGGGATGGCGGCGGTGGAAGATAGCGGGTCTGATATTGGCGGCAGTAGTGCTTATCTGGGTCCAGCCGGTAATGCTCTGGCGGGAAAATCTGCACCCCCGGGCAAACCGGGAAGAGATCGAGCCTTTGGTGCGGTATGTGCAAACCCACCGGCGCCCGGCTGATCTGATCTATGTCTACTACTTTGCTATTCACCCCTTTAAATTTTACTATCAAGGCCCTCAGGAGCAGATCGTCTGGGGTGCGTCCTGCCATGAAAATTGTCTACCCCTGCCGCCCTTGCAACTCCGGCAGATTGAGCGGGTCTGGCTGATCTTTTCTCATTTTGAGACAGAAGAAGATATAGAGCGGTTTAGCCGCAATCTTTTGGGTGAGGATTGGTCCAGACAATTCGAGCAGCGCCTACCCGGGGCAGCCCTTTTCTGCTATGTACCTGCCCAGGCCATGACCGCGGCCAGTTTTTAA
- a CDS encoding DUF3124 domain-containing protein — translation MKMWSWKTWSVIWCALLILSGWLSVPLPADTRSPSKGQLVYVPVYSHIYYGDKMHSFNLGITLSLRNTETTRPIEIVSVKYYDENGKLVRDYVPPAVTLEPLAAVRFHVRESDVSAGSEACFLVRWRAPQKVSPPVIEGLMIGTLLNQGISFTATGRVLEEY, via the coding sequence ATGAAGATGTGGTCCTGGAAGACCTGGTCGGTCATATGGTGTGCATTGTTGATCCTCTCCGGTTGGCTGAGTGTTCCCCTCCCGGCTGATACCAGAAGTCCCTCCAAGGGCCAATTGGTTTACGTGCCGGTCTATTCGCACATTTACTACGGGGATAAAATGCATTCCTTTAATCTTGGCATCACGCTCAGTCTCCGCAATACCGAAACGACGCGCCCCATTGAAATTGTCTCAGTGAAATATTATGACGAAAACGGCAAACTGGTGCGGGATTATGTCCCACCTGCCGTAACTCTGGAGCCTTTGGCGGCGGTGCGGTTTCACGTGCGGGAGTCCGATGTCAGCGCCGGTTCCGAGGCCTGTTTTCTCGTGCGTTGGCGGGCGCCGCAAAAAGTATCTCCTCCCGTCATCGAGGGGCTGATGATAGGCACGCTCCTCAACCAGGGGATCAGCTTCACCGCCACCGGCCGGGTGTTAGAAGAATATTGA
- a CDS encoding response regulator — protein MHENDPTFPKKLKVILLVEDDEHFLSLEQELLEHLGFRVLGAARGDQALDIFRQRTQEIDLVIMDFYLPQKDGYQLLHELRTIAPQVKVIVASGFFGQEELNKFQQARVAGVIHKPFRAKQLQEEILRVLGE, from the coding sequence ATGCACGAGAATGACCCAACCTTCCCGAAAAAGTTGAAAGTCATCCTGCTGGTGGAAGATGACGAACATTTTCTGTCCTTGGAACAAGAACTCTTAGAGCACCTCGGTTTCCGGGTCTTAGGAGCTGCCCGGGGCGACCAGGCCCTCGATATATTCCGACAGCGGACCCAGGAGATTGATCTGGTAATCATGGATTTTTATCTGCCCCAGAAAGACGGTTATCAGCTCCTGCATGAGTTGCGCACTATTGCACCTCAGGTAAAAGTTATCGTTGCTTCGGGTTTTTTCGGTCAGGAAGAACTGAATAAATTTCAACAGGCCAGGGTTGCGGGGGTGATTCATAAGCCCTTTCGGGCCAAACAGCTACAAGAGGAGATCCTCCGGGTACTGGGAGAATGA
- a CDS encoding phenylacetate--CoA ligase family protein, whose product MAMFESQYEAMERAEIAQLQLERLQSTLQRVYRNVKFYRKKFDQAGLLPEDFQSLEDLGRLPFTTKEDLSNSYPYGMFAVPLREVVRIHSSSGSVGNPMVVGYTCRDLRNWARLAARMLAAAGVTKDDVVQITFNYGLMTGGFGVHYGAEVLGASVIPTGTGNTFRQVQIMRDYRTTTLVATPSYALVIADKCQEIGLDPKDLHLRVGFMGGEPWGEDRRREIEERLLLQAFDLYGLSEAMGPGVAGECEYRQGMHLNEDHFLPEIIDPVTTAPLQPGEIGELVITTLSKEAVPLIRFRTGDKCSLTYEPCPCGRTFARLSRILGRTDEVIIVKGVNIFPQRVGQILAALQGEAPVYQLVVGREGRQDYLEVRVEVRESIFFDRMVAQRQLINQLSHKLAQSIGVTPRVKLVEPNTIVRIGETSPLVIDQRG is encoded by the coding sequence ATGGCGATGTTTGAAAGCCAATACGAGGCCATGGAGCGTGCCGAGATTGCCCAATTGCAGCTCGAGCGCCTGCAGTCGACACTGCAGCGGGTTTACCGCAACGTTAAATTCTACCGGAAGAAATTTGACCAGGCCGGACTCCTGCCGGAGGACTTTCAGTCCCTCGAAGACCTTGGCAGATTGCCTTTCACCACCAAAGAGGACCTGTCCAATAGCTATCCCTACGGTATGTTTGCCGTGCCGCTACGCGAAGTGGTGCGGATTCACTCCTCTTCCGGCAGCGTCGGCAACCCCATGGTGGTGGGCTATACCTGCAGGGACCTGCGGAACTGGGCCAGATTGGCCGCCCGCATGTTGGCCGCCGCCGGTGTAACCAAAGATGATGTCGTTCAGATAACCTTCAACTATGGCCTCATGACCGGTGGTTTTGGCGTTCACTACGGCGCTGAAGTGCTGGGCGCCTCTGTCATCCCCACCGGCACCGGCAATACCTTCCGTCAGGTCCAGATTATGAGGGACTACCGCACTACCACCCTGGTCGCCACCCCGTCCTACGCCCTGGTGATCGCAGATAAATGCCAGGAAATCGGCCTGGACCCCAAAGACCTGCACCTGCGCGTCGGTTTCATGGGAGGCGAACCCTGGGGGGAAGACCGCCGCCGGGAGATTGAAGAACGTCTTCTCCTGCAAGCCTTCGACCTTTATGGCCTTTCCGAGGCCATGGGACCGGGGGTGGCCGGTGAATGCGAATACCGCCAGGGGATGCACCTTAACGAAGACCACTTTCTCCCGGAGATCATCGATCCGGTAACTACTGCTCCTTTACAACCGGGTGAGATCGGCGAATTGGTAATTACCACTCTGTCCAAAGAGGCAGTTCCACTAATCCGCTTCCGCACCGGCGACAAATGCTCCCTGACCTATGAACCCTGCCCCTGCGGCCGCACTTTCGCCCGCCTTAGCCGGATCCTCGGGCGTACCGACGAGGTCATCATCGTCAAAGGGGTCAATATCTTTCCCCAACGGGTAGGACAGATTCTGGCCGCGTTGCAGGGAGAAGCCCCTGTGTATCAGTTAGTGGTGGGACGGGAGGGGCGCCAGGATTACCTGGAAGTCAGGGTAGAAGTCAGGGAAAGCATCTTCTTCGACCGCATGGTGGCCCAACGCCAGCTCATTAACCAACTGAGCCATAAACTGGCCCAGAGCATCGGGGTCACGCCGAGAGTCAAATTGGTCGAACCCAATACCATCGTCCGAATTGGTGAAACCTCCCCCCTGGTCATCGATCAGCGAGGTTGA
- a CDS encoding branched-chain amino acid ABC transporter permease, with protein MFLQQILNGLTAGSVYALIALGYTMIYGILGLINFAQGEIYMAGAFAAVLLLSAYQVNFFVACLFGMGVAVLVGVALERFAFRPLRGAHPLVPLISAIGASILLQSLALLLFGPEDRSFPTHFEFAALDVAGASISTLQAAIFISALFFMILLMVFVRYTRFGKAIVATALDQDTARLMGINVDRMITLTFVIGSALSGAAGIMMAIYYNATYPRMGLLPGLKAFSAAVLGGVGNIPGAIIGGLILGVAENLGAAYLSSGYKDAIAFAILIVVLLVRPRGLLGSRGH; from the coding sequence ATGTTTTTGCAACAGATTCTCAACGGCCTCACCGCCGGCAGCGTTTATGCCCTCATCGCTCTGGGTTATACCATGATCTATGGCATCCTGGGCCTGATCAATTTTGCTCAAGGCGAGATTTATATGGCCGGGGCGTTTGCTGCCGTCCTGCTTTTGAGTGCTTATCAGGTGAATTTTTTCGTGGCGTGTCTTTTTGGTATGGGGGTGGCGGTGTTGGTGGGGGTGGCTTTGGAGCGATTCGCCTTCCGGCCGCTCAGAGGCGCCCACCCTCTGGTGCCGCTCATCAGCGCCATCGGGGCTTCCATCCTGCTGCAAAGTCTGGCCCTCTTGCTTTTCGGCCCCGAGGACCGTTCCTTCCCGACGCACTTTGAGTTCGCCGCCCTTGATGTGGCTGGCGCATCCATATCTACGCTGCAGGCGGCTATCTTTATTTCCGCCCTCTTCTTCATGATCCTCCTGATGGTTTTTGTGAGATACACCCGGTTCGGCAAGGCCATCGTCGCTACGGCCCTGGATCAGGATACTGCCCGGCTGATGGGGATTAATGTTGACCGCATGATTACCCTGACCTTTGTCATCGGCTCTGCCCTCAGCGGCGCCGCCGGCATTATGATGGCCATTTACTATAACGCGACGTATCCCCGGATGGGTCTCCTGCCCGGTCTCAAGGCCTTCAGTGCGGCGGTGTTGGGCGGGGTGGGCAATATCCCGGGGGCCATCATTGGGGGGTTGATCCTTGGAGTAGCGGAAAACTTGGGAGCGGCTTATCTGTCTTCGGGCTATAAAGATGCCATTGCCTTCGCCATACTCATCGTCGTTCTTTTGGTGCGGCCCCGCGGTCTGTTAGGCAGCCGCGGCCACTAG
- a CDS encoding inositol monophosphatase family protein — protein MLDQIQQIARQAALKAGALLRRNFAQPHKITLKGRHDPVTESDLQSQEIIVQTLLQVFPNHHILAEEQGAPNSAKSSQDNCWIIDPLDGTVNFAHGFPMFAVSIAFQQQGAVLYGVVYDPMREELFEAARGRGAWLNRQPIRVSTVRELDQALVATGFPYNVNERLENTIRRFKKLVALAEGVRRPGSAALDLSCLAAGRFDGFWEEGLKPWDTAAAVLIVEEAGGRVSNFGGGPFDLASDNVAASNGLLHRQLLQALQI, from the coding sequence TTGTTAGACCAGATTCAACAAATCGCCCGCCAGGCTGCCCTAAAGGCGGGGGCCTTGCTGCGGCGGAATTTTGCTCAGCCTCACAAAATCACCCTTAAAGGCCGCCATGATCCGGTAACCGAGAGCGATCTGCAAAGCCAGGAAATAATTGTTCAAACCCTTCTGCAGGTCTTCCCGAACCATCATATTCTCGCTGAAGAACAGGGGGCGCCGAACTCTGCCAAGTCGTCCCAGGACAACTGTTGGATTATCGATCCATTGGACGGAACAGTCAATTTTGCGCATGGCTTCCCGATGTTCGCCGTTTCCATTGCTTTTCAGCAGCAGGGGGCGGTACTCTACGGGGTAGTGTATGACCCTATGCGAGAAGAGCTCTTTGAAGCCGCTCGGGGGCGGGGTGCCTGGCTTAACCGGCAACCTATACGCGTCTCGACGGTCCGAGAACTCGACCAGGCCTTGGTAGCAACCGGCTTTCCCTATAACGTCAATGAACGTCTGGAAAATACCATCAGGCGTTTTAAGAAACTGGTGGCTCTGGCGGAAGGCGTCCGGCGCCCCGGTTCAGCCGCCCTGGATCTAAGCTGCCTGGCCGCTGGCCGCTTTGACGGCTTCTGGGAAGAAGGGCTCAAACCGTGGGACACCGCCGCCGCGGTGTTGATCGTTGAGGAGGCCGGCGGGCGGGTGTCGAACTTCGGGGGCGGTCCTTTTGATCTGGCCTCTGATAACGTGGCGGCTAGCAATGGCCTGCTGCACCGTCAACTACTTCAGGCCTTGCAGATATAA